From the Desulfosarcina sp. BuS5 genome, one window contains:
- a CDS encoding type II toxin-antitoxin system PemK/MazF family toxin, translated as MVVSKDLFNSSAGLAILCPLTNTERGFSFHVPIPENSNLTGVIMVEQVKSVDFRTRRAKRIERAPDELLSNVLSILDACIY; from the coding sequence CTGGTTGTAAGCAAAGACTTGTTCAACAGTAGCGCTGGCCTGGCCATTCTGTGTCCCCTAACGAACACAGAACGCGGGTTTTCCTTCCACGTGCCTATTCCGGAAAACAGCAACCTGACAGGAGTCATCATGGTTGAGCAGGTCAAGTCGGTCGATTTCCGTACTCGTCGAGCGAAGCGCATCGAACGTGCCCCAGATGAATTGCTGTCAAATGTGCTATCGATATTAGATGCTTGTATCTACTAA
- a CDS encoding cobalamin-dependent protein — MKVFLVSANTEQFNMPAMPLGLACVAEAAKNAGHDITMLDLMFEADISVTLKSGIAEFSPECIGVAVRNIDDQNPANPMFLLEKVKEIVTICRDLSSTPIVLGDAGYSMFPESVLAYSSVRLGFCMLYGIKKLEKCSFFT, encoded by the coding sequence ATGAAGGTCTTTCTTGTTTCGGCCAATACGGAACAATTCAACATGCCGGCCATGCCTTTGGGGCTGGCATGTGTAGCCGAGGCCGCAAAAAACGCCGGGCACGATATCACCATGCTGGATCTGATGTTTGAAGCCGATATCAGTGTCACACTGAAAAGTGGTATTGCGGAGTTTAGTCCGGAATGTATCGGTGTTGCGGTGAGGAACATTGACGACCAGAATCCTGCAAATCCTATGTTTCTGCTCGAAAAGGTGAAAGAAATTGTGACGATCTGCCGGGATTTATCCAGCACACCGATCGTCCTTGGTGATGCCGGATACAGTATGTTTCCGGAAAGTGTCCTGGCTTACAGTAGTGTCCGGTTAGGTTTTTGCATGTTATATGGGATAAAAAAATTAGAAAAATGTTCATTTTTTACTTGA
- a CDS encoding B12-binding domain-containing radical SAM protein — protein MHIRDHDEPQLKIFAEDLDELTLPDTSILSVSASRNHEPWIPVQTRRGCPLKCSYCSTATIEGSLLRKRSPGIVAAWLENWVKAGYVNFFFVDNTFNLPPAYAKSICRQILERELDMLWRCIIYPKNIDEEIVELMAMAGCRQISLGFESGSEEILKNMNKQYTLEDVRTTSVMFADYGIERMGFLFHPHFYLSKELGGWLPERLKEWQASRPYVIM, from the coding sequence ATGCATATTCGGGATCACGACGAACCACAGCTGAAAATATTTGCCGAAGATCTTGATGAGTTAACCCTTCCGGATACCAGCATCCTTTCTGTTTCGGCATCCCGGAACCACGAACCATGGATTCCTGTACAAACCAGGCGTGGCTGCCCTCTCAAATGCAGTTATTGTTCCACCGCCACCATTGAAGGCTCTCTCCTGCGGAAACGCTCACCAGGGATTGTCGCAGCCTGGCTTGAGAATTGGGTGAAGGCAGGGTATGTAAATTTTTTTTTCGTGGACAACACATTTAATCTCCCCCCAGCCTATGCCAAATCGATATGCCGCCAGATTCTTGAAAGAGAACTTGATATGCTTTGGAGATGTATTATTTACCCGAAAAATATTGATGAGGAAATTGTTGAACTCATGGCCATGGCCGGTTGCAGGCAGATAAGCCTGGGTTTTGAAAGCGGCTCCGAGGAGATACTCAAAAATATGAACAAGCAATATACACTTGAAGATGTACGGACAACATCAGTAATGTTTGCCGATTACGGGATTGAACGTATGGGTTTTTTATTCCATCCACATTTTTACTTGTCAAAAGAGCTGGGAGGCTGGCTTCCTGAACGGTTAAAAGAATGGCAGGCGTCCCGCCCATATGTTATTATGTAA
- a CDS encoding acetyl-CoA carboxylase biotin carboxylase subunit: protein MFDKILIANRGEIAVRIIRTCKKLGIGTVAVYSEEDARSLYVKMADEAAFLGGARPIESYLNKQKIIDAALNSNCQAIHPGYGFLSENAEFCKLTSDAGLVFVGPSPAAIAAMGDKIVSKNMAIKAGVPTVPGHNRPVADIDEAIVQADSIGYPVLLKPAAGGGGKGMRIVYDKDGIEDALSACKKETIKSFGDDQIFVERYIAAPRHVEIQIIADNHGNVVYLVERECSIQRRYQKIIEETPSVAVDELLREKMGKLACGFAREAGYTNVGTVEFILDSNKNFYFLEMNTRLQVEHPVTEMVTGLDLVELQLKIASGEPLGMQQKDCRFSGWAIEARICAEDPSMGFMPSTGIVTRYFEPRGKKVRVDSGIQAGSMIGVYYDSLLAKIICHAETREDALAILTNALNGYHIEGFATNLNFVNAVINHHIFIEGDISTDFIKKYMDAPKLKPVVNIEHLHHAAIAAALVYHNKKDLIRLSLKPMAAHVGVTATLKDSYHYIVKGGDDVFDLIVRGDQESKKWEITVDGVEYKVVTPKFEFYRRRLSLKINGKDHMLRMQNRGNFVKAAYCGICRTYEIYSPREWELASFMPESIKRVAQNILVSSMPGMIVEVKVEPGEMVHRGQQLVIIESMKMESGVASQCDAKVSEILVSAGQPVETGDILIKFSET from the coding sequence ATGTTTGATAAAATTTTAATTGCAAACCGCGGTGAAATTGCCGTCCGTATCATCAGAACCTGCAAAAAACTTGGAATCGGCACGGTGGCGGTTTATTCTGAAGAAGATGCCCGTAGTCTGTATGTCAAGATGGCGGATGAGGCTGCTTTTCTCGGTGGTGCCCGTCCTATCGAGTCGTATCTTAATAAACAGAAAATAATCGATGCGGCTTTGAATTCCAATTGCCAGGCAATTCATCCGGGGTACGGTTTTCTTTCTGAAAATGCTGAATTTTGTAAGCTGACTTCTGATGCGGGACTCGTTTTCGTTGGCCCTTCACCTGCCGCCATCGCGGCGATGGGGGATAAAATAGTGTCAAAAAATATGGCGATCAAGGCTGGAGTGCCGACAGTTCCAGGACACAATCGTCCTGTTGCGGATATTGATGAAGCAATTGTCCAGGCAGACAGCATCGGGTATCCGGTTCTTCTTAAACCGGCGGCAGGGGGGGGTGGGAAAGGCATGCGGATTGTCTACGATAAAGACGGTATTGAAGATGCCCTCTCGGCCTGTAAAAAAGAAACTATAAAATCTTTTGGAGATGACCAGATATTCGTAGAACGTTATATTGCTGCGCCGCGTCATGTAGAAATCCAAATCATCGCTGATAATCATGGAAACGTGGTTTACCTGGTCGAAAGGGAATGTTCCATTCAGAGGCGCTATCAAAAAATAATTGAAGAAACTCCATCTGTTGCAGTTGATGAATTGCTTAGAGAAAAAATGGGAAAACTGGCTTGCGGCTTTGCGCGCGAGGCAGGCTATACAAACGTGGGAACTGTTGAGTTTATCCTTGATTCTAATAAAAATTTTTATTTCCTCGAGATGAATACTCGGCTGCAGGTGGAACATCCTGTCACCGAGATGGTCACGGGTCTCGATCTTGTGGAACTTCAGCTTAAAATCGCATCCGGTGAGCCACTAGGAATGCAGCAGAAGGATTGTAGGTTTTCAGGATGGGCCATAGAGGCAAGGATCTGTGCAGAAGACCCTTCGATGGGTTTTATGCCTTCAACCGGAATAGTCACCAGATATTTTGAGCCGCGCGGTAAAAAGGTTCGTGTTGACAGCGGTATTCAGGCCGGCAGCATGATCGGGGTATATTACGACTCTCTTTTGGCAAAGATTATTTGCCATGCCGAAACCAGGGAAGATGCCTTGGCAATCCTTACAAACGCACTGAATGGTTATCATATAGAAGGTTTTGCAACAAATCTAAATTTTGTCAATGCCGTTATTAATCATCACATATTTATTGAAGGAGACATCTCAACCGATTTCATTAAAAAATATATGGACGCCCCAAAGTTGAAGCCCGTCGTCAATATAGAGCATCTTCATCATGCAGCGATTGCGGCGGCGCTTGTTTATCACAACAAAAAAGATCTTATCAGGCTCTCTCTTAAACCTATGGCAGCCCATGTAGGCGTAACTGCAACCTTGAAAGACAGCTATCATTATATAGTTAAGGGGGGAGATGATGTTTTTGACCTTATAGTGCGGGGAGACCAGGAGAGCAAAAAATGGGAGATAACTGTAGATGGTGTGGAATATAAGGTTGTTACTCCAAAGTTCGAATTTTACAGACGCAGACTCAGCTTGAAAATCAACGGCAAAGACCACATGCTCAGAATGCAGAACCGGGGAAATTTTGTCAAAGCGGCATACTGCGGAATTTGCCGCACTTATGAGATTTACAGCCCAAGGGAGTGGGAGCTTGCCAGTTTTATGCCCGAGTCCATCAAGCGGGTGGCTCAAAATATCCTGGTAAGCTCCATGCCGGGAATGATCGTTGAAGTTAAAGTTGAACCTGGCGAAATGGTTCATCGCGGCCAGCAGCTTGTGATAATTGAGTCGATGAAAATGGAAAGCGGCGTTGCTTCGCAATGTGATGCCAAGGTTTCCGAGATTCTGGTATCTGCAGGTCAGCCGGTTGAAACAGGAGATATTCTTATTAAATTTTCTGAAACCTGA
- a CDS encoding ATP-binding protein, whose translation MSDYINRYIEDAIIDDIQYKMVFVGGPRQAGKTTLAKHLCQTAGFDIQTRYLNWDAPKDRENIITESFPTGPGFIVLDEVHKYSRWRQVVKGLFDKRGDELQILVTGSARLDYYRRGGDSLQGRYHFFRLLPLTLAELGVHTRDAVMDLLVYGGFPEPFLRQSERHTKRWSRKYRTRVIREDLADLENVKDLGLIEHLALRLPDLVGSPLSINALREDLQVAHQSVARWISMLENLYMIFRIYPFGAPRIRAVKKEAKHYHLDWTVVKDPGKRFENLVACHLLKWCLFQQDTEGRDIELRYFRDIDKREVDFVITEDEKPVYFIECKKSDKNISKSLYYLKVRFPHVPAIQVLIENDIDLVTKDDIRICSVHYFLSDW comes from the coding sequence ATGTCTGATTATATAAATCGGTATATTGAGGATGCTATTATTGATGACATTCAGTATAAAATGGTCTTTGTCGGCGGTCCACGGCAGGCCGGAAAAACCACACTGGCAAAACATTTGTGCCAAACGGCAGGTTTTGATATCCAGACACGGTACCTTAACTGGGACGCGCCAAAAGATCGGGAAAACATAATAACCGAAAGTTTTCCTACAGGTCCCGGATTCATCGTGCTGGATGAAGTTCACAAGTACTCAAGGTGGAGGCAGGTGGTTAAGGGGCTTTTCGATAAACGCGGAGATGAACTCCAGATACTTGTTACCGGCAGTGCCCGGTTGGATTATTATCGCCGAGGAGGAGATTCCTTGCAGGGGAGATATCATTTTTTTCGCCTGTTGCCCCTGACATTGGCAGAATTGGGTGTACATACCAGGGATGCAGTTATGGATCTTCTCGTTTACGGTGGATTCCCTGAGCCGTTTCTCCGGCAGTCAGAAAGACATACAAAGCGCTGGAGCAGGAAGTATCGCACAAGAGTTATCCGGGAAGATCTGGCTGATCTTGAAAATGTCAAAGACCTTGGTCTGATTGAGCACCTGGCCCTGCGCCTCCCTGACCTTGTGGGCAGCCCGCTTTCGATCAATGCTCTGAGGGAAGATCTGCAGGTTGCACATCAGTCAGTCGCCCGATGGATAAGCATGCTTGAAAACCTGTATATGATTTTCAGGATATATCCGTTTGGAGCACCACGAATAAGAGCCGTAAAAAAAGAGGCAAAGCATTATCATCTAGACTGGACAGTGGTAAAAGATCCGGGTAAACGGTTTGAAAATCTTGTCGCCTGCCATCTTCTCAAATGGTGTTTATTTCAGCAGGATACAGAAGGCCGAGACATTGAGCTTCGCTATTTTCGGGATATAGATAAAAGAGAAGTGGATTTTGTTATTACAGAAGACGAAAAGCCCGTTTATTTCATTGAATGCAAAAAATCGGATAAAAATATCAGCAAATCACTCTACTATCTTAAAGTTCGTTTCCCTCATGTCCCGGCAATACAGGTTTTGATTGAAAATGATATTGACCTTGTTACTAAAGATGATATCCGGATATGTTCAGTACATTATTTTCTTTCAGATTGGTAA
- a CDS encoding TIGR04076 family protein: MSAIQFHTITITVDSVEGKCPLGNKPGKVFTVKELTPAGMCISAFGAVLPSIQVLKYGGSFPWEKNPDVAYISCPDHHNRVVYRLERTGRADNEDICP, encoded by the coding sequence ATGTCTGCGATTCAGTTTCATACGATAACAATAACGGTAGACTCGGTTGAAGGAAAATGTCCGCTTGGCAACAAACCCGGTAAAGTGTTCACTGTGAAGGAGTTAACCCCTGCTGGTATGTGTATCAGTGCATTCGGAGCAGTTTTACCGTCCATACAGGTGTTGAAGTACGGCGGCAGTTTTCCCTGGGAAAAGAACCCTGACGTGGCCTACATAAGTTGCCCTGATCATCACAACAGGGTTGTTTATCGCCTGGAAAGAACGGGCAGGGCTGATAACGAGGATATTTGCCCATGA
- a CDS encoding acyl-CoA carboxylase subunit beta, with the protein MENCINDNIPVLERMRNEALVGGGKDKIENQHKRGKLSARERIELLVDEASFEEFDMLKIGRGSVLGNSKVHSGDGVIVGHGTINGREVLIFSQDFTVVGGSLGEAHSQKICKVMDQAVRVGAPIIGLNDSGGARIQEGVDGLAAYGEIFHRNVEASGVVPQISCIMGTCAGGAVYSPAITDFTFMVEDTSYMFVTGPNVVRTVIHQDISTDELGGAHVHMEKSGVAHFVLPNDILCLREVRRLINYLPSNNLQKAPIFDIGDPSDRTDPVLDYLVPSNPNQTYDMNVLIYSILDGAEFLEIQANFARNIICGLGRLGGQTVGLVANQPAVLAGVLDSNASYKAARFVRFCDAFNIPLICLVDVPGFMPGPEQEHGGIIRHGAKLLYAYVEAIVPRITVIVRKAYGGAYLVMNSKHIRGDMNYAWPSAEIAVLGPKGAVEVIYRKEIKKAVNPEEFLAEKIEEYRKAFVNPFLAAQRGYIDDVIFPRDTRHRLIRSLQFLENKKVYRAERKHGNIPL; encoded by the coding sequence ATGGAAAATTGTATAAATGACAACATTCCCGTTTTAGAGAGAATGCGCAATGAAGCCTTAGTAGGCGGCGGAAAAGATAAAATAGAAAATCAGCACAAACGCGGAAAGCTTTCTGCCAGGGAGAGAATTGAGCTTTTGGTCGATGAAGCCTCATTTGAAGAGTTTGATATGCTTAAAATCGGCCGCGGCAGTGTTTTAGGTAATAGTAAAGTCCATTCCGGTGACGGTGTGATTGTGGGGCACGGAACAATTAACGGTCGGGAAGTTTTAATTTTCAGCCAGGATTTTACCGTTGTAGGCGGGTCACTTGGCGAGGCCCATTCGCAAAAAATCTGCAAGGTAATGGATCAGGCGGTTCGAGTGGGAGCGCCGATAATCGGTCTTAACGACTCCGGAGGCGCTCGTATCCAGGAGGGCGTTGACGGTCTTGCGGCATACGGCGAAATCTTCCACAGAAATGTTGAGGCCAGCGGTGTTGTTCCCCAGATATCATGCATAATGGGTACTTGTGCGGGTGGGGCCGTATACAGTCCCGCCATAACGGATTTCACTTTTATGGTGGAAGACACATCATATATGTTTGTTACCGGTCCCAATGTGGTCAGGACCGTAATTCACCAGGATATAAGCACTGATGAGCTTGGCGGGGCGCATGTTCATATGGAAAAAAGCGGAGTAGCTCATTTTGTCTTGCCGAATGATATCTTGTGTCTCCGGGAAGTCAGAAGGCTGATCAATTATCTTCCTTCCAACAATCTCCAGAAGGCCCCTATTTTTGATATCGGTGATCCGTCCGACCGAACCGATCCGGTCCTGGACTACCTGGTTCCTTCAAACCCCAACCAGACTTATGATATGAACGTTTTGATCTATAGTATCCTGGATGGCGCGGAATTCCTGGAGATTCAGGCAAATTTCGCGCGGAATATTATTTGTGGTCTCGGACGCCTTGGCGGTCAGACCGTAGGACTTGTGGCTAATCAGCCCGCCGTGCTGGCAGGCGTGCTCGACAGCAATGCTTCGTACAAGGCCGCCCGGTTTGTCAGATTCTGTGATGCATTTAACATTCCGCTGATTTGCCTGGTTGATGTGCCGGGATTTATGCCGGGGCCGGAGCAGGAACACGGCGGTATCATACGACATGGCGCAAAACTCCTATATGCCTATGTAGAGGCAATTGTGCCGCGAATCACGGTTATTGTCAGAAAAGCCTATGGAGGCGCGTATCTTGTTATGAACTCCAAGCATATACGAGGCGATATGAATTATGCCTGGCCTTCAGCAGAGATAGCCGTGCTGGGACCAAAAGGGGCAGTAGAGGTAATTTATCGGAAGGAAATAAAAAAAGCGGTAAATCCTGAAGAGTTTTTGGCGGAAAAAATAGAAGAATACAGGAAAGCCTTTGTTAATCCTTTTCTTGCGGCCCAAAGAGGCTATATTGATGACGTTATTTTTCCAAGAGATACCCGTCACAGGTTGATTCGTTCCCTGCAGTTCCTGGAAAATAAAAAGGTTTATAGAGCAGAACGCAAACACGGTAATATTCCATTATGA
- a CDS encoding IS4 family transposase, which translates to MDIFNIPKKNFNPQSHARFLKPLQKIFPDTPQLKSRGHRPLKMTFEDQLHALIFFHLQEHESARDLIQHLKEDDFAKECVAPDGGISRSSFSEIINSRGLEQLEYVFQALCSQAQNALPSNYSDLGELVSIDGSLIDAVLSMYWADYRKGAKKAKGHFGFDVNRKIPIKIHLTNGNGAERPFVRSILTKGQTGIMDRGYQSHKDFDLLQDEKKHFVCRIKAKTTRTIIKEQPVDPDSYIFYDAVVLLGTPGVNQTRKPVRLVGYKIAGVKYFVATDRYDLTAEQVATVYKLRWDIETFFKWWKKHLKVYHLIAHSRYGLMVQILAGLITYLLMAIYCHEQFNEPVSIKRIRQLRNTIQNELRTDEKNVWSNNLIIKEQMLYAKT; encoded by the coding sequence ATGGACATATTCAATATCCCAAAAAAGAATTTTAATCCCCAATCTCATGCTCGATTTCTCAAACCTTTGCAAAAGATTTTTCCTGACACGCCACAGCTTAAATCCCGAGGTCACAGGCCATTGAAAATGACTTTTGAAGATCAGCTTCACGCACTGATATTTTTCCATCTACAAGAACATGAATCAGCTCGTGATCTTATTCAACACCTTAAAGAAGACGATTTTGCCAAAGAATGTGTCGCTCCAGATGGAGGGATCAGTCGTAGCAGTTTTTCCGAAATTATCAATTCTCGAGGGCTTGAACAGCTTGAATATGTTTTTCAAGCTCTTTGCAGCCAGGCACAAAATGCTTTACCATCAAATTATTCAGATCTCGGTGAACTCGTTTCCATTGATGGATCTTTAATTGATGCAGTTCTGTCCATGTACTGGGCTGATTACAGAAAAGGCGCTAAAAAAGCAAAAGGCCATTTCGGCTTTGATGTCAATCGCAAGATTCCTATAAAAATTCATCTGACAAATGGAAATGGCGCTGAACGCCCCTTTGTCAGGTCTATCCTTACAAAAGGCCAAACAGGAATCATGGATCGGGGGTATCAATCACATAAGGATTTTGATCTTCTTCAGGATGAAAAAAAACATTTTGTTTGCCGCATCAAAGCGAAAACAACAAGAACTATTATCAAAGAGCAGCCTGTTGATCCCGACAGCTATATTTTTTATGATGCTGTGGTTCTTCTTGGCACTCCTGGGGTAAACCAGACCAGAAAGCCGGTTCGACTGGTTGGTTATAAAATTGCCGGTGTCAAATATTTTGTGGCAACTGATCGTTATGATCTTACAGCCGAGCAGGTTGCAACCGTTTATAAGCTTAGATGGGATATCGAAACTTTTTTCAAATGGTGGAAGAAACATTTAAAAGTGTACCACTTGATTGCTCACAGTAGATATGGCCTGATGGTTCAAATCCTTGCGGGGTTAATAACCTACCTGCTTATGGCCATATACTGCCATGAACAGTTTAATGAACCTGTATCAATAAAGAGGATTCGTCAGCTTAGAAATACCATCCAGAACGAATTACGTACTGACGAAAAAAACGTATGGTCTAATAATCTGATTATCAAAGAGCAAATGCTATATGCAAAAACTTAA